Proteins encoded by one window of Blautia faecicola:
- a CDS encoding beta-galactosidase — translation MAREVNFGKMLHGGDYNPEQWLHSPEILEKDIEYFKKAKINEVSLGIFSWAVLEPVEGEFHFEWMEKIIDRLYENGISTILATPTGARPRWMAQKYPEVLRVDASRHRNLYGERHNHCYTSPVYREKTRIMNTKLAEKFKDHPGVIAWHISNEYGGECHCPLCQAAFKNWLKDKYQTVDKMNRAWATTFWSHRYHDFDQVDSPSPRGDSSLHGLNLDWKRFVTDQTVDFVKWEIRAIRDAGSDKPTTINMMYNFQGLNYHKFADVVDFVSWDNYPQWHKKEEYLTAMDNGMQHDIMRSIQKKPFLLMENCPSATNWQSVSKLKKPGMLHAASMQAVAHGSDSILYFQLRQSQGSSEKFHGAVIDHYGKDDTRVFREVTEVGESLEKLQEVTGAKNPAQVAVVYDWENRWAMEDAQGPRNKGLFYKETVEKSYYAFRKQGLNVDMIDMEQDLDGYKVVAAPMLYMLRAGFEEKIRKYVENGGTFILTYWSGIVDSTDLCFLEGTPHGLMDVMGLRSTEIDGLYDGEYNRGVPVKGNELCLTKTYTCNHLCELVKVSAAQPLMTYETDFYAGMPALTVNRFGKGKAYHVCADFEQGFYDEVYRKIAKEAGVKRVVAHIPEGVEVSVRRNQDTDYVFVQNFNRQPVEVKLPTERYPVWLGEYDGTIGRFGTVVLKGKAGEKE, via the coding sequence ATGGCAAGAGAAGTAAATTTTGGAAAAATGCTCCACGGTGGAGATTACAATCCGGAACAGTGGCTTCACAGCCCGGAGATTCTGGAAAAAGACATCGAATATTTTAAAAAAGCGAAAATCAATGAAGTGTCCCTGGGTATATTTTCCTGGGCAGTACTGGAACCGGTAGAGGGAGAGTTCCATTTTGAATGGATGGAAAAGATCATTGACCGTCTGTATGAAAATGGTATTTCTACAATTCTTGCCACCCCGACCGGAGCAAGACCAAGATGGATGGCACAGAAGTATCCTGAGGTACTTCGTGTAGATGCCAGCCGTCACAGAAATCTGTACGGAGAAAGACATAACCACTGTTATACATCTCCGGTATACAGAGAAAAGACAAGAATTATGAATACAAAACTGGCAGAAAAATTCAAAGATCATCCGGGTGTGATCGCCTGGCATATTTCCAATGAATATGGAGGAGAGTGTCATTGTCCGTTGTGTCAGGCGGCCTTTAAAAACTGGCTGAAAGACAAATATCAGACAGTAGATAAGATGAACCGGGCATGGGCAACCACATTCTGGAGTCACCGGTATCATGATTTTGATCAGGTAGACAGTCCTTCCCCGAGGGGAGACAGCTCTCTTCACGGTCTGAACCTGGACTGGAAACGGTTTGTGACCGATCAGACGGTAGATTTTGTAAAATGGGAGATCCGGGCGATTCGGGATGCAGGATCCGACAAACCGACGACTATCAATATGATGTACAATTTCCAGGGATTAAACTACCACAAATTTGCAGATGTGGTGGATTTTGTATCCTGGGATAATTATCCACAGTGGCATAAGAAAGAAGAATACCTGACAGCTATGGATAATGGTATGCAGCATGATATTATGCGAAGCATTCAGAAAAAACCATTTTTGCTGATGGAGAACTGCCCATCGGCGACCAACTGGCAGTCCGTAAGCAAATTAAAGAAACCGGGAATGCTCCATGCAGCTTCCATGCAGGCTGTTGCCCACGGATCCGACAGCATTCTGTATTTCCAGCTTCGCCAGAGCCAGGGTTCCTCTGAAAAATTCCATGGTGCAGTGATCGATCATTATGGCAAAGATGACACCAGAGTATTCAGAGAAGTTACAGAAGTGGGTGAAAGCCTGGAGAAACTTCAGGAAGTTACCGGAGCGAAGAATCCCGCACAGGTGGCTGTGGTATATGACTGGGAGAACCGCTGGGCGATGGAAGATGCCCAGGGTCCGAGAAATAAAGGACTGTTCTACAAGGAAACCGTAGAAAAATCCTATTATGCATTCCGCAAACAGGGGCTGAACGTGGATATGATCGATATGGAACAGGACCTGGATGGTTATAAAGTGGTAGCAGCACCTATGCTTTATATGCTCCGGGCAGGATTCGAAGAGAAGATTCGTAAGTATGTGGAAAATGGCGGAACATTTATCCTGACCTACTGGTCGGGTATCGTGGACAGTACCGATCTGTGTTTCCTGGAGGGAACTCCCCATGGACTGATGGATGTGATGGGACTTCGCAGTACTGAGATTGACGGCTTGTACGATGGGGAATATAATAGAGGAGTACCGGTGAAAGGAAATGAGCTGTGTCTGACAAAAACCTATACCTGTAACCATCTTTGCGAACTGGTTAAGGTCTCTGCTGCACAGCCTCTGATGACCTATGAAACCGACTTTTATGCTGGTATGCCTGCACTTACCGTGAACCGTTTCGGAAAAGGAAAAGCATACCATGTCTGCGCAGACTTTGAACAGGGATTTTATGATGAAGTTTATCGTAAAATTGCAAAAGAAGCAGGTGTAAAACGTGTAGTTGCCCACATCCCGGAAGGCGTGGAAGTGAGCGTGCGCCGAAATCAGGATACAGATTATGTATTTGTACAGAACTTTAACCGTCAGCCGGTAGAAGTCAAGCTGCCTACAGAACGGTATCCGGTATGGCTGGGAGAGTATGATGGCACTATAGGTCGGTTCGGCACCGTGGTATTAAAAGGAAAGGCAGGAGAAAAGGAATGA
- a CDS encoding carbohydrate ABC transporter permease, which yields MGKGKKFFMYLILSIASIVSVFPLYYMFCASTNKSVDVIAGKLIPGTYLIENYKALIANQNLGLALWNSFRNATVLTVLCLLICSIAGYGFEIYHDKGKDVVFTILLTAMMIPFAAIMIPMFRMFSTLKMVNTMGAFMLPSIATPFMIMMFRQASRSFPHDIIEAARIDGLSEVGIFFRMFIPTMKSTYAAAIIITFMGAWNNYLWPKVILQNKDAITMPMLVSNLLSGYTVDYGMLMLGVFICTIPTAIIFFAFQKSFTEGITGAVK from the coding sequence ATGGGTAAAGGTAAAAAATTCTTCATGTATCTTATACTGTCAATCGCGTCAATTGTTTCTGTGTTTCCACTGTACTATATGTTCTGTGCATCTACAAACAAGAGCGTTGACGTTATTGCAGGTAAACTGATTCCGGGAACGTATCTGATTGAAAACTACAAAGCACTGATCGCGAACCAGAATTTGGGACTGGCCCTGTGGAATTCCTTCCGAAATGCAACGGTTCTGACTGTCCTGTGTCTGCTGATTTGTTCCATCGCCGGTTATGGCTTTGAGATCTATCACGATAAAGGAAAAGACGTTGTATTTACCATCCTGCTGACTGCTATGATGATTCCTTTTGCAGCCATCATGATTCCGATGTTCCGTATGTTCTCTACTTTGAAAATGGTAAATACCATGGGTGCATTCATGCTTCCATCCATTGCAACTCCGTTTATGATCATGATGTTCCGTCAGGCATCCAGATCTTTCCCTCATGATATCATTGAGGCAGCAAGAATCGATGGTCTGAGTGAAGTTGGTATCTTCTTCCGTATGTTCATTCCTACTATGAAATCTACATACGCTGCAGCTATCATCATCACATTCATGGGTGCATGGAATAACTATCTGTGGCCAAAGGTAATTCTGCAGAATAAAGATGCGATCACCATGCCGATGCTGGTTTCTAACCTGTTAAGTGGCTACACCGTAGATTATGGTATGCTGATGTTAGGTGTATTTATCTGTACAATCCCGACAGCAATTATCTTCTTTGCTTTCCAGAAGAGCTTTACAGAAGGTATCACAGGTGCTGTTAAATAA
- a CDS encoding glycoside hydrolase family 2 TIM barrel-domain containing protein, with amino-acid sequence MGTFNYDLVKDPTYFNDNRVAAHSDHKYYASVEAMEQDVDNFRHSLNGLWKFHYAKNYNSTIPGFEKTEYCCKSWDDIRVPAHIQMEGYDVPQYANVQYPWEGREEVEPGQIPERFNPVASYVKYFEVPEEMEGKKVFISFQGAESGIAVWLNGNFVGYSEDTFTPSEFELTPYLKEGENKLAAQVFKWTSSSWCEDQDFFRFSGIYRDVYLYAIPEVHVSDVKIQTLLDDTFTKADLVIDTKATKAGKVKITLSKDGKKLQSVEETLAEESQYVMKVENPELWSAESPVLYDLLLEMMDENGQVTEVIPQRVGFRRFEMKDSIMMLNGKRIVFKGVNRHEFSSVSGRVVSREELIKDLVTMKQNNINAIRTCHYPDAVGIYELCDEYGIYMIAECNLESHGSWDISAEQTGDFSKVVPCDRPEWMDMMLDRVNSMYQRDKNHPAILIWSCGNEAFGGKVIYEMSQLYRKMDPNRLVHYEGVYHDRRYNDTSDMESQMYPSVEAIKEFLEKDRSKPFICCEYTHAMGNSCGGMHKYTDLTDTEPSYQGGFIWDYIDQSIYKKDRYGKEFQAYGGDFNDRPCDYNFSGNGIAYGGERDASPKMQDVKFNYQNISAKVEKDQVTIVNKNLFINTDSFDCFVVLAKDGKEVKEVPMETHVAPLSEETVSLPIPVQTLPGEYAVTVSFRLKEDTVWAKRGHEVAFGQGVYKVEAPAKAVKPARFEVIRSGHDFGVRGENFDVLFSYLNGGLASYRYGGVEMIQMIPRPNFWRAPVDNDNGSLMQMRCGQWKLASMYLSHKYPTGGHYPGMHIPEIEVLDDSAKITFTYAMPTTPATECKLSYQVYGDGSIRTTLTYDPVEGLGDMPEFGVMFKFDADYDNVTWYGMGPEETYVDRCEGAKLGIYRNKVEDNMAKYMVPQECGNKVGVRWASVTDRKGRGMLFTGDAMEFSALPYTPHEMENAMHPFELPQVHYTVVRVSKQQMGIAGDDSWGAKPLPEYLIKTDEKMEFTFTFKGI; translated from the coding sequence ATGGGTACTTTCAATTACGATTTAGTAAAAGATCCTACGTATTTTAACGACAACCGTGTGGCTGCTCATTCAGACCACAAATATTACGCTTCTGTGGAAGCGATGGAACAGGATGTGGATAACTTCCGTCACAGCCTGAATGGACTGTGGAAATTCCATTACGCAAAAAATTACAACTCTACGATCCCGGGATTTGAGAAAACAGAATATTGTTGCAAATCATGGGATGATATCCGTGTACCGGCTCATATTCAGATGGAGGGATATGATGTACCGCAGTATGCAAATGTACAGTACCCGTGGGAAGGAAGAGAAGAAGTAGAACCGGGTCAGATTCCGGAGAGATTCAATCCGGTTGCTTCTTATGTGAAATATTTTGAAGTTCCGGAAGAGATGGAAGGCAAAAAAGTATTTATCTCTTTCCAGGGTGCAGAAAGTGGTATCGCTGTATGGCTGAACGGTAACTTTGTAGGATACAGTGAAGATACCTTTACACCGTCCGAATTCGAACTGACTCCTTATCTGAAAGAAGGAGAAAACAAACTGGCGGCTCAGGTCTTCAAATGGACCAGCAGCAGCTGGTGTGAGGACCAGGATTTCTTCCGTTTCTCAGGTATCTACCGTGATGTCTATCTGTATGCGATCCCGGAAGTCCATGTATCTGATGTGAAGATCCAGACACTTCTGGACGATACCTTCACCAAAGCGGATCTGGTGATCGATACCAAAGCTACCAAGGCCGGAAAAGTAAAAATCACCTTATCCAAAGATGGAAAAAAACTGCAGAGTGTAGAAGAGACACTGGCAGAGGAGTCTCAGTATGTGATGAAAGTGGAGAATCCTGAACTGTGGTCTGCAGAATCTCCTGTATTATATGATCTGTTACTGGAAATGATGGATGAGAACGGACAGGTGACAGAAGTGATCCCTCAGAGAGTGGGCTTCCGTCGTTTTGAGATGAAAGATTCTATCATGATGCTGAATGGTAAGAGAATCGTCTTCAAAGGTGTTAACCGTCACGAATTCAGTTCTGTATCCGGTCGTGTGGTATCCAGAGAAGAATTGATCAAAGATCTGGTGACCATGAAACAGAACAATATCAATGCGATCCGTACCTGCCATTATCCGGATGCGGTCGGCATCTATGAACTGTGTGACGAATATGGTATCTACATGATCGCAGAGTGTAATCTGGAGAGCCACGGAAGCTGGGACATCAGTGCAGAACAGACCGGTGACTTCAGCAAAGTCGTACCATGTGACCGTCCGGAATGGATGGATATGATGCTGGATCGTGTCAATTCCATGTATCAGAGAGATAAGAACCATCCGGCGATACTGATCTGGTCCTGCGGTAATGAGGCATTTGGCGGAAAAGTAATCTACGAGATGTCACAGCTGTACCGCAAGATGGATCCGAACCGCCTGGTACATTATGAAGGTGTCTACCACGATAGAAGATACAACGATACCAGTGATATGGAAAGCCAGATGTATCCGTCTGTAGAAGCCATCAAAGAATTCCTGGAAAAAGACAGAAGCAAACCATTTATCTGCTGCGAATACACTCATGCAATGGGTAACTCCTGCGGAGGCATGCACAAATATACAGATCTGACGGATACCGAGCCGTCCTACCAGGGTGGATTTATCTGGGATTACATCGATCAGTCCATCTACAAAAAAGACCGTTACGGAAAAGAATTTCAGGCATACGGCGGTGACTTCAATGATCGGCCATGTGACTACAACTTCAGCGGAAACGGTATCGCATACGGCGGAGAAAGAGACGCATCTCCGAAGATGCAGGATGTGAAATTTAATTATCAGAACATTTCTGCCAAAGTGGAAAAAGACCAGGTAACCATCGTCAACAAGAACCTGTTTATCAACACAGATAGCTTTGACTGCTTCGTAGTACTTGCAAAAGACGGAAAAGAAGTAAAAGAAGTTCCGATGGAAACTCATGTAGCTCCTTTGAGTGAAGAGACCGTAAGTCTGCCGATCCCGGTACAGACTCTGCCGGGTGAATACGCAGTTACTGTATCCTTCCGTCTGAAAGAAGATACGGTATGGGCAAAACGTGGTCATGAAGTGGCTTTCGGACAGGGTGTCTATAAAGTAGAAGCACCTGCGAAAGCTGTGAAACCTGCAAGATTTGAAGTGATCAGATCCGGTCATGACTTTGGCGTTCGCGGGGAGAATTTCGATGTGCTCTTCTCTTATCTGAACGGTGGTCTTGCATCTTACCGTTACGGTGGAGTGGAGATGATCCAGATGATCCCAAGACCAAACTTCTGGCGTGCACCGGTTGACAACGATAACGGAAGCCTGATGCAGATGCGCTGCGGACAGTGGAAACTGGCATCCATGTATCTGTCTCACAAATATCCAACCGGAGGACATTATCCGGGAATGCATATCCCTGAGATCGAAGTTCTGGATGACAGTGCAAAGATTACATTTACTTATGCAATGCCAACGACTCCGGCAACCGAGTGCAAACTGAGCTATCAGGTATATGGAGACGGAAGCATCCGCACCACACTGACTTATGATCCGGTAGAGGGTCTGGGCGATATGCCGGAATTCGGTGTTATGTTCAAGTTCGATGCAGATTACGACAATGTAACCTGGTACGGCATGGGACCGGAAGAAACCTATGTGGACAGATGCGAAGGCGCAAAACTGGGTATCTACAGGAACAAAGTGGAAGATAATATGGCAAAATACATGGTTCCGCAGGAATGCGGAAACAAGGTTGGCGTACGTTGGGCATCTGTAACAGACCGTAAGGGCAGAGGAATGCTGTTTACCGGTGATGCTATGGAATTCTCCGCACTGCCATATACACCACACGAGATGGAAAATGCGATGCATCCATTTGAGCTGCCGCAGGTACACTACACGGTAGTACGTGTATCCAAACAGCAGATGGGTATTGCCGGAGATGACAGCTGGGGTGCAAAACCACTTCCGGAATATCTGATCAAAACCGATGAAAAGATGGAATTTACATTCACATTCAAAGGAATCTGA
- a CDS encoding alanine/glycine:cation symporter family protein — protein MEFVAKVVECVNTFLWDYALLILLLGAGIIYSFSLKFIQVRKFGAGMKALFGNFSLHGGKGENGLSSFQALTTAIAAQVGTGNIAGAATAIASGGPGSIFWMWVSAFFGMATIYAEAVMAQHTRKLENGHYVGGPVYYIKYVFKGRFGKFLAGFFSVAIILALGFMGNMVQSNSIGAAFNNAFHVPKLAVGICVAVIAGIIFIGGIKRIASFTEKIVPIMALLYIIGCLVILVMHLPGVGTAFKDIFVGAFAPQAIAGGALGVTVQKAMRFGVARGLFSNEAGMGSTPHAHATAEVKDPCDQGIIAMMGVFIDTFIILTLTALVILSTGVLGNGQTGSELAQSAFNVGFGNFGNIFIALCMLFFAFTTIVGWYYFGEVNVRHLFGNGAVKVYAVIVVICVIIGSTLKVDLVWDMADMFNGLMVLPNLIALLGCLAIVRKLTKKSEKSKEK, from the coding sequence ATGGAATTTGTTGCAAAAGTAGTTGAGTGTGTCAATACGTTTCTGTGGGATTATGCATTGCTGATCCTGCTTCTGGGAGCCGGTATCATTTACTCGTTCAGCCTGAAATTTATTCAGGTACGAAAGTTTGGTGCCGGAATGAAAGCATTGTTTGGTAATTTTTCGCTGCATGGAGGAAAAGGAGAAAATGGTCTCAGTTCTTTTCAGGCTCTGACAACAGCGATTGCCGCCCAGGTAGGAACCGGTAATATCGCCGGAGCAGCAACAGCGATTGCATCCGGAGGGCCGGGTTCCATCTTCTGGATGTGGGTCAGTGCATTCTTCGGAATGGCTACCATCTATGCGGAAGCTGTTATGGCACAGCATACAAGAAAACTGGAAAACGGACACTATGTAGGAGGCCCGGTATATTATATAAAATACGTATTCAAGGGCAGATTTGGAAAATTCCTGGCAGGTTTCTTTTCTGTAGCTATCATTCTGGCCCTGGGATTTATGGGAAATATGGTACAGTCCAACTCTATCGGTGCAGCATTTAACAATGCATTCCATGTACCGAAACTGGCAGTGGGAATCTGTGTGGCAGTGATTGCCGGCATCATCTTCATTGGCGGTATCAAGAGAATCGCAAGCTTCACAGAAAAAATCGTTCCGATCATGGCGCTGTTATACATCATCGGATGCCTTGTGATCCTGGTGATGCATCTTCCGGGGGTTGGAACTGCATTCAAAGATATTTTTGTGGGTGCTTTTGCACCACAGGCAATCGCAGGCGGTGCACTTGGTGTAACGGTTCAGAAAGCGATGCGTTTCGGTGTTGCGAGAGGACTTTTCTCCAACGAAGCAGGTATGGGTTCCACACCACATGCACATGCAACAGCGGAGGTTAAGGATCCGTGTGATCAGGGAATCATCGCAATGATGGGTGTATTTATCGATACATTTATTATTCTGACACTGACAGCTCTGGTTATCCTGTCCACCGGAGTACTTGGTAACGGACAGACAGGTTCTGAACTGGCACAGAGTGCATTCAACGTAGGATTCGGTAACTTTGGAAATATCTTTATTGCATTGTGTATGCTGTTCTTTGCCTTTACTACAATTGTTGGATGGTATTATTTCGGTGAAGTGAATGTTCGGCATTTGTTCGGAAATGGTGCAGTAAAAGTTTATGCAGTGATCGTTGTGATCTGCGTAATCATCGGATCCACATTGAAAGTAGATCTGGTATGGGATATGGCAGATATGTTCAATGGTTTAATGGTACTTCCAAACCTGATTGCACTTCTTGGATGCCTGGCGATTGTTCGCAAATTGACGAAAAAGAGCGAAAAAAGCAAAGAAAAATAA
- a CDS encoding carbohydrate ABC transporter permease — protein MSNQKKKGLTLAKKHNLTGWAFLLPATLLIGWMSFYPMIRAFILSLQTGMGVNLSFNGFANYARILKDPTFKQTLFNTFLYLIVQVPIMLVLALMFASMLNNKDLRFKGLFRTCIFLPCATSLVSYAMIFRSLFANDGFINMVLRNLGMSPIMWFGNAWTARAVIIIALVWRWTGYNMVFYLSGLQNIEYSVYEAAKIDGASPMQSFFKITVPLLKPTILLTAITSTNGTLQLFDESLNLTNGGPGKSTMTMSHYIYNISFKQSPNFGYAAAMSILILIMVAILAILQMKVGDER, from the coding sequence ATGAGCAATCAGAAGAAAAAAGGATTGACACTGGCAAAGAAACACAACCTGACCGGTTGGGCATTCTTACTTCCTGCAACCCTGTTGATTGGCTGGATGAGTTTTTATCCGATGATTCGGGCGTTCATCCTGTCATTACAGACGGGCATGGGTGTAAACCTGAGCTTTAATGGCTTTGCAAACTATGCACGTATTTTAAAAGACCCAACGTTTAAACAGACATTATTTAACACATTCTTATACCTGATCGTTCAGGTGCCGATTATGCTGGTGCTGGCGCTGATGTTTGCATCTATGCTGAACAACAAGGATCTGAGGTTTAAGGGCCTGTTCCGTACATGTATTTTCTTACCATGTGCGACATCTCTGGTTTCTTACGCTATGATCTTCCGTTCTCTGTTTGCAAATGATGGTTTCATTAACATGGTTCTGCGTAATTTGGGTATGTCACCGATCATGTGGTTTGGTAATGCATGGACAGCCCGTGCCGTTATCATCATCGCTCTGGTGTGGAGATGGACAGGATACAACATGGTATTCTATTTGTCCGGTCTGCAGAATATCGAATATTCTGTATACGAAGCAGCGAAGATCGATGGCGCAAGTCCGATGCAGTCATTCTTCAAGATTACTGTACCACTTCTGAAACCGACCATCCTGCTGACAGCCATTACATCTACGAATGGTACCCTGCAGCTGTTTGATGAGTCCCTGAACCTGACAAATGGTGGTCCTGGTAAATCTACTATGACAATGTCTCATTATATTTACAACATCTCCTTTAAGCAGAGCCCGAACTTCGGTTATGCTGCGGCGATGTCTATCCTGATCCTGATCATGGTTGCTATTCTGGCAATACTTCAGATGAAAGTAGGTGACGAACGATAA
- the galT gene encoding UDP-glucose--hexose-1-phosphate uridylyltransferase — MIQESIVKLVQYGLATGLVEKEDKRYTTNKILELLQMDAIDEEYVKQILESDGADQSVVGELESILGDICDYAYEHGLMEENSVGYRDLFDTKVMSLLVDRPSNVIRRFWELYKEDPVKATDAHYKFSQDTDYIRRYRIAKDMKWVAPTEYGDLDITINLSKPEKDPKAIAAAKLAKQTSYPKCLLCMENEGYAGRLNHPARQNHRIIPVTINNSEWGFQYSPYVYYNEHCIVFNSQHVPMKIERATFAKLFDFVKQFPHYFVGSNADLPIVGGSILSHDHFQGGHYEFAMAKAPVEKEVVIPGFEDVKAGIVKWPMSVIRISGPDTERLIELADKILLKWRGYTDEAAFIFAETDGEPHNTITPIARKRGDMYEMDLVLRNNITTEEHPLGVYHPHAELHHIKKENIGLIEVMGLAVLPARLKGELEGLCKAIVAGEDLRKDEVLEKHADWVDELKEKYTFTAENVEEILKKEIGIVFKKVLEHAGVYKCTEEGRTAFMRFIDSL, encoded by the coding sequence ATGATTCAAGAGAGTATTGTAAAACTGGTACAGTATGGACTGGCAACCGGTCTGGTAGAAAAGGAAGACAAGCGTTATACTACGAATAAAATTCTGGAATTACTGCAGATGGATGCGATCGACGAAGAATATGTAAAACAGATTCTGGAGTCTGACGGAGCAGATCAGAGTGTGGTAGGTGAACTGGAAAGCATTCTGGGAGATATCTGTGACTATGCATATGAACATGGTCTGATGGAAGAAAACAGTGTAGGTTATCGCGACCTGTTTGACACAAAAGTTATGAGTCTTTTGGTAGACCGTCCAAGCAATGTGATCCGTCGCTTCTGGGAATTGTATAAAGAAGATCCGGTAAAGGCTACCGATGCACATTACAAATTCAGTCAGGATACCGATTATATCCGTCGTTACCGTATCGCAAAAGACATGAAATGGGTAGCACCGACCGAGTACGGTGATCTGGATATTACCATCAATCTGTCCAAACCGGAAAAAGATCCGAAAGCCATCGCAGCAGCAAAGCTGGCAAAACAGACATCATATCCAAAATGTCTGCTTTGCATGGAAAACGAAGGCTACGCAGGACGACTGAACCATCCGGCAAGACAGAACCACAGAATCATACCGGTAACCATCAACAACAGTGAGTGGGGATTCCAGTATTCTCCTTATGTATATTATAACGAGCATTGTATCGTATTCAATTCTCAGCATGTACCGATGAAGATCGAACGTGCAACCTTCGCAAAATTGTTTGACTTTGTAAAACAGTTCCCGCACTACTTTGTAGGATCCAATGCGGATCTGCCGATCGTAGGAGGATCGATCCTGAGTCACGATCATTTCCAGGGTGGACATTATGAATTTGCCATGGCGAAAGCACCGGTGGAAAAAGAAGTAGTGATCCCGGGATTCGAAGATGTCAAAGCAGGCATCGTAAAATGGCCGATGTCCGTCATCCGTATAAGCGGTCCGGACACGGAGCGTCTGATCGAACTGGCAGACAAGATCCTGTTAAAGTGGAGAGGATACACTGACGAGGCAGCATTTATCTTCGCGGAAACCGACGGAGAACCACACAATACCATCACCCCGATCGCAAGAAAACGTGGTGATATGTATGAGATGGATCTGGTTTTGAGGAATAATATTACGACCGAAGAACATCCGCTGGGTGTTTATCATCCGCATGCGGAACTGCACCATATCAAGAAAGAAAACATCGGTCTGATCGAAGTTATGGGTCTGGCAGTGCTTCCGGCACGTCTGAAAGGTGAACTTGAAGGTCTGTGCAAAGCCATTGTGGCAGGCGAAGATCTGAGAAAAGATGAAGTTCTGGAAAAACATGCCGACTGGGTAGATGAACTGAAAGAAAAATATACTTTCACAGCAGAAAATGTGGAAGAGATTCTGAAAAAAGAGATCGGCATTGTATTCAAGAAGGTGCTGGAGCATGCAGGAGTGTACAAATGCACAGAAGAAGGCAGAACTGCATTCATGAGATTTATTGACAGTCTGTAA